A stretch of Brassica rapa cultivar Chiifu-401-42 chromosome A08, CAAS_Brap_v3.01, whole genome shotgun sequence DNA encodes these proteins:
- the LOC103835695 gene encoding protein NRT1/ PTR FAMILY 5.15, with protein sequence MKKPEEEASLLEDYVSDSVDHRGSPAAKSSTGGWRSAWFIIGVEVAERFAYFGIACNLINYLTGPLGQSTAAAAVNVNTWSGTASMLPILGAFVADAYLGRYRTILAASLIYILGLGLLTLSASLILTGESEQRVNVSAKPSVSVNILFFCSLYLVAIGQGGHKPCVQAFGADQFDSGDPKEVISRGSFFNWWFLSLSAGISLSIIVVAYVQDNVSWAYGFGIPCLFMVMALVMFLLGRKSYRYPKGNREESSNAFARIGRVFFVAFKNRKLSLAGSGLGQGLLEDGPSEKHSGRLEFLAKAMIAREDGAEPCSGRDVEDAKALVRLIPIWITSVVSTIPYAQFMTFFTKQGVTVDRRILPGLEIPAASLLSFIGVSILISVPFYEHVFLPLARMITKKPFGITMLQRIGVGMVLSSFNMVLAALVETKRLNIAREHGLVDKPDVTVPMSIWWFAPQYLLLGMIDVFSLVGTQEFFYDQVPTELRSIGLSLSLSAMGLSSFLSGLLITVIDWATGRNGGENWFNTNLNRAHVDYFYLLLAAFTAIAFIAFLFISKLYVYRRVDQ encoded by the exons ATGAAGAAACCCGAAGAAGAAGCTTCACTTCTTGAAGATTACGTCAGCGATTCCGTCGACCACCGTGGAAGTCCCGCCGCAAAATCATCCACCGGCGGATGGAGATCCGCCTGGTTCATCATAG GTGTTGAAGTTGCAGAGAGGTTCGCTTACTTTGGAATAGCTTGCAACTTGATAAATTACCTAACCGGACCTCTCGGCCAATCGACGGCGGCCGCCGCCGTGAACGTGAACACGTGGTCGGGAACCGCCTCCATGCTTCCTATTTTAGGAGCTTTTGTAGCAGACGCTTATCTTGGTCGTTACCGTACAATTCTTGCAGCTTCCCTCATCTACATACTG GGACTAGGACTATTGACATTATCAGCTTCCTTGATCCTTACGGGAGAATCAGAGCAGCGCGTCAATGTTTCTGCTAAGCCCTCTGTCTCGGTGAACATACTTTTCTTCTGCTCTCTTTACCTTGTCGCGATAGGACAGGGAGGACACAAGCCGTGTGTTCAAGCGTTTGGTGCGGACCAGTTTGACTCGGGAGATCCAAAGGAAGTAATCTCGAGAGGATCGTTTTTCAACTGGTGGTTCTTGAGTTTATCTGCTGGGATAAGTTTATCGATCATAGTGGTTGCGTACGTGCAAGATAATGTTAGCTGGGCGTACGGGTTTGGGATCCCTTGCTTGTTCATGGTTATGGCTCTTGTTATGTTCTTGCTCGGGAGAAAATCTTACAGATACCCTAAGGGAAACCGCGAGGAGAGCAGTAACGCTTTTGCAAGAATCGGTAGAGTTTTCTTTGTGGCGTTTAAGAACCGGAAGCTGAGTTTAGCAGGGTCCGGTTTAGGACAAGGTCTGTTGGAGGATGGTCCGTCTGAAAAACATAGCGGTCGGCTCGA GTTCCTAGCTAAAGCGATGATTGCAAGGGAAGACGGTGCAGAGCCATGTAGCGGTAGGGATGTGGAAGACGCGAAGGCTTTGGTGAGGCTTATTCCGATATGGATCACATCGGTGGTGAGCACGATTCCATATGCTCAATTCATGACTTTCTTCACTAAGCAAGGCGTAACGGTGGACAGAAGAATCTTACCGGGTTTGGAAATCCCTGCGGCTTCTTTGTTATCATTCATCGGTGTATCGATTCTCATCTCTGTCCCGTTCTACGAGCATGTGTTTCTACCGTTAGCTAGAATGATTACCAAAAAGCCTTTTGGGATCACAATGCTCCAGAGAATAGGAGTTGGAATGGTGCTTTCGAGCTTCAACATGGTGCTCGCTGCATTGGTGGAAACTAAACGGCTGAATATCGCTAGAGAACATGGGCTCGTGGACAAGCCGGACGTGACGGTTCCAATGTCCATATGGTGGTTTGCTCCTCAGTATTTGTTGCTTGGGATGATCGATGTGTTTTCTTTGGTGGGAACACAAGAGTTCTTCTATGACCAAGTCCCAACCGAGCTAAGGAGCATTGGTCTCTCGCTTTCTTTGAGTGCAATGGGTCTTTCGAGCTTCCTAAGCGGTTTGCTCATCACTGTGATTGATTGGGCTACCGGAAGAAACGGTGGAGAAAACTGGTTCAACACTAACCTGAACCGAGCCCATGTTGATTACTTTTACTTGTTGCTGGCTGCCTTCACGGCCATTGCTTTCATTGCGTTCTTGTTCATCTCCAAGTTGTATGTGTATCGTCGGGTGGACCAATAA
- the LOC103835697 gene encoding uncharacterized protein LOC103835697, whose product MEKKKSDDVNSKWDACLDLTARRVVYSSLGGAFAGLLFFRSPVTRWASIAFGAGLGIGSAYTDCSRVFDASSSSSASAALVAPISTETSSSSSYVSQAEEE is encoded by the exons atggagaagaagaagagtgatgaTGTCAACTCTAAATGGGACGCGTGTCTCGATCTCACCGCTCGTCGCGTAGTCTACTCCTCCCTCGGCGGCGCGTTCGCCGGTCTTCTCTTCTTCA GGAGTCCCGTGACAAGATGGGCGTCGATTGCGTTTGGTGCTGGACTCGGTATTGGATCTGCGTACACTGATTGTTCTCGTGTCTTCGATGCATCATCGTCGTCTTCAGCTTCCGCCGCTTTGGTAGCTCCCATCAGTACAGAgacttcttcttcgtcttcttatGTATCTCAG GCAGAGGAAGAGTAA
- the LOC103835698 gene encoding transcription factor bHLH94 produces MPLESVVYPQDPLSYPSTCKDFMFQDLYYQEEVVVAQDTKNNMNKLGQEQSFVENDKEEDRQWRDYHQYPLLPSLEEELGLPAIDMESHPPLQQRRKRRRTRSNKNVEEIENQRMTHIAVERNRRKQMNEYLAVLRSLMPSSYAQRGDQASIVGGAINYVKKLEHILQSMEPNRTTTITHEANTSTSSLVDPFSDFFSFPQYSTKSSSITEGSSSPAEIEVTVAEGHANIKIMAKKKPKQLLKLVASLQSLRLTLLHLNVTTLDNSILYSISVKVEEGSQLTTVDDIATALNQIIRRIQEES; encoded by the exons ATGCCTTTAGAGTCTGTTGTATACCCCCAAGATCCACTCAGTTACCCCTCCACTTGCAAAGATTTCATGTTCCAGGATCTGTACTATCAAGAAGAGGTAGTAGTAGCTCAAGACACGAAGAATAACATGAATAAGTTAGGGCAAGAACAGAGCTTTGTGGAAAACGATAAGGAGGAAGATCGTCAATGGCGAGACTATCATCAATACCCTTTACTCCCTTCGTTGGAAGAAGAACTTGGTCTTCCCGCCATCGATATGGAGAGTCATCCTCCTCTGCagcagaggaggaagaggaggagaacTAGAAGCAACAAGAACGTGGAAGAGATCGAGAACCAGAGAATGACTCACATCGCTGTCGAGAGAAATCGCCGTAAACAGATGAACGAGTACCTAGCCGTGCTCCGTTCTCTAATGCCTTCCTCTTATGCTCAAAGG GGAGATCAAGCATCGATAGTAGGAGGAGCCATTAACTACGTTAAGAAATTGGAGCACATCTTACAATCTATGGAGCCTAATAGGACCACGACCATAACTCACGAAGCTAACACTAGCACTAGCTCGTTAGTGGATCCTTTCTCAGATTTCTTCTCTTTCCCTCAATACTCGACAAAGTCATCATCAATAACGGAAGGCTCATCTTCACCGGCGGAGATAGAAGTGACGGTGGCGGAAGGTCACGCGAACATCAAGATAATGGCGAAGAAGAAGCCAAAGCAGCTTCTTAAGCTTGTAGCTTCGTTACAGAGCCTACGACTCACTCTTCTTCATCTCAATGTCACCACTCTGGACAACTCGATTCTCTACTCCATCAGCGTCAAG GTTGAAGAAGGGAGCCAACTGACCACCGTGGACGACATTGCAACAGCTTTGAATCAAATCATACGAAGGATTCAAGAAGAGTCATAA
- the LOC103835699 gene encoding cytochrome c oxidase subunit 6b-3, translated as MAKAASAQTPSLSEQYHLENEVKQVKESPEESNDEVAEEETPDEITLETAPADFRFPTTNQTRHCFTRYIEYHRCVAAKGDDAPECDKFAKFYRSLCPSEWVDRWNEQRENGTFPGPL; from the exons ATGGCGAAAGCTGCGTCTGCTCAAACTCCGTCGCTCTCCGAG CAATATCATTTGGAGAATGAAGTGAAGCAAGTTAAAGAATCTCCTGAAGAAAGTAATGACGAAGTTGCTGAGGAGGAGACTCCTGATGAGATCACG cttgAGACAGCTCCTGCTGATTTCCGTTTCCCGACCACAAACCAAACAAGGCATTGTTTCACACGTTACATCGAGTATCACAG ATGTGTAGCTGCTAAGGGTGACGATGCTCCAGAATGCGATAAGTTTGCAAAGTTTTATCGATCTCTCTGCCCCAGCGAATGG gTTGATAGGTGGAACGAGCAAAGAGAGAATGGAACTTTCCCTGGTCCTCTTTAA